Proteins encoded by one window of Cannabis sativa cultivar Pink pepper isolate KNU-18-1 chromosome 4, ASM2916894v1, whole genome shotgun sequence:
- the LOC115712139 gene encoding linamarin synthase 2-like yields MDSVIESTKKPHAVCVPFPAQGHVNPMMQLAKLLHSRGFHITYVNTEFNHRRLIRSKGLDSVKGLSDFQFETIPDGLPPSDRDATQDIPSLCDSTRKNCLGPFKKLLHKLNNCCEVPPVTCIVTDGIMTFGIEAAREFGIPEVVLWTASACSFMGYLQYDELVKKGLVPFKDENFMKDGTLDTPIDWIPGLRDIRLKDLPSFIRVVSTDDIMFDFLGSQARNCLTSSTIIFNTFQELEQEVLDSISVMFPNIYTIGPLCMLHRHLPVESQVKSMSTSLWKEDSTCINWLDKREPNSVVYVNYGSITTMTEDNFKEFAWGLANSNHSFVWIVRPDVVMGSDSAKVLSEEFFEEIKGRGLLVNWCSQKKVLEHSSVGVFLTHCGWNSTIDTICAGVPVICWPFFADQQTNCYFACNTLGVGVEISPDVKREEVSMLVKEMMEGEKGKKMKEKSLYWKKKAFETTDIKGDSYNNFDKLIRESLCYDK; encoded by the exons ATGGATTCAGTGATTGAGAGTACAAAGAAGCCTCACGCAGTGTGTGTTCCATTTCCAGCACAAGGCCATGTTAACCCCATGATGCAATTGGCCAAGCTTCTACACTCTAGAGGCTTCCATATAACCTATGTCAACACTGAGTTCAACCACAGGCGATTGATCAGATCTAAAGGACTGGACTCTGTGAAAGGCCTATCTGACTTTCAGTTTGAGACCATACCTGATGGTTTGCCACCATCAGATCGTGATGCAACCCAAGATATTCCATCATTATGTGACTCAACAAGAAAGAATTGTTTAGGTCCATTTAAAAAGCTTTTACATAAGCTCAACAATTGTTGTGAAGTGCCTCCTGTTACTTGTATCGTTACTGATGGGATAATGACTTTTGGGATAGAAGCTGCACGGGAGTTTGGGATTCCAGAGGTTGTGCTATGGACAGCTTCTGCTTGTAGCTTCATGGGGTATCTCCAATACGATGAACTTGTCAAAAAAGGTCTCGTACCTTTCAAAG ATGAAAACTTCATGAAAGATGGCACGCTTGACACACCAATAGACTGGATTCCCGGCTTGAGAGACATAAGACTAAAGGACTTACCAAGCTTCATCAGAGTGGTATCAACTGATGATATAATGTTTGATTTTTTAGGATCACAAGCAAGGAATTGCCTGACTTCTTCAACTATAATCTTCAACACATTTCAAGAGCTAGAACAAGAAGTACTAGATTCAATCTCAGTTATGTTTCCAAACATCTACACTATAGGACCACTTTGTATGCTTCACCGTCATCTTCCAGTTGAAAGTCAAGTCAAGTCCATGAGTACAAGTTTATGGAAAGAAGACTCGACATGTATCAACTGGCTTGATAAAAGGGAACCCAATTCAGTTGTGTATGTAAACTACGGAAGTATCACAACAATGACTGAAGACAATTTCAAAGAGTTTGCATGGGGACTTGCCAATAGCAATCACTCGTTTGTGTGGATAGTTAGGCCTGATGTTGTAATGGGTTCTGATTCGGCTAAAGTTTTGTCCGAAGAATTTTTTGAGGAGATTAAGGGCAGAGGTTTATTGGTAAATTGGTGCTCACAAAAGAAAGTTTTGGAACATTCTTCAGTTGGGGTTTTTTTAACTCATTGTGGTTGGAACTCTACTATAGACACTATTTGTGCTGGTGTTCCTGTGATTTGTTGGCCTTTCTTTGCTGATCAACAAACCAACTGCTATTTTGCTTGTAACACATTGGGTGTAGGGGTGGAAATTAGCCCTGATGTCAAAAGAGAAGAAGTATCAATGCTTGTGAAGGAGATGATGGAAGGAGAGAAAGGAAAGAAAATGAAGGAAAAAAGTTTATATTGGAAGAAGAAAGCGTTTGAAACTACTGATATAAAAGGTGATTCTTATAATAATTTTGACAAACTGATTAGGGAGAGTCTCTGCTATGATAAGTAG
- the LOC133037296 gene encoding uncharacterized protein LOC133037296: MDEMTTIKYDELKGVRDFILKLVNVQSKLKDHNIPLPDSFIIHRALHALPASFSLIKIAYNTYNQTWTISDLISQCVAEESKLKREKNESANYVSHLKPNKGKGKFKNKNDGATKQNGNGKEHKNKQKNNNGKSKYSNVKCYFCEKLGHRRTDCHKFKTWLEKKQAQSGAKGSQEAK, from the exons atggatgaaatgacaaccattaagtatgatgaattaaaaggagtgcgagattttattctgaaattggtgaatgttcagtccaagttaaaagatcataatattcctcttcctgactcgttcattattcatcgagctcttcatgctcttcctgcctctttcagccttatcaagatagcctacaacacttacaatcaaacatggactatcagcgacctaatttctcagtgtgtagctgaagaaagcaagcttaaaagggagaagaatgaatctgctaactatgtttctcacctcaagcccaacaaaggaaaaggaaaattcaagaataaaaatgatggtgctacaaaacagaatggtaatggtaaggagcataagaataaacagaagaataacaatggaaagtccaaatactctaatgtgaagtgttacttttgtgaaaaattggggcatcggagaacggactgtcacaaatttaagacttggttagaaaagaagcaagcacaatcag gggctaagggatctcaggaagccaagtga